In Salinigranum marinum, one DNA window encodes the following:
- a CDS encoding ABC transporter ATP-binding protein gives MSGIQLQTLRKEFGDGAESVVAVEDIDLEIDDGEFLVLVGPSGCGKTTTLRCIAGLEDVTSGTIMFGATDVTPLRARDRDVAMVFQNYALYPHMSVRKNIGFGLRLSTQLSSAEIDTRVEETAEMLGISELLGDKPKELSGGQQQRVALGRAIIREPEVFLMDEPLSNLDAKLRAQMRTELQELQHTLGTTTVYVTHDQTEAMAMGDRIAVMNGGVLQQVGRPEEVYLSPTNEFVADFIGSPSINLFTATVDGRSLSGPGGFSYDLSDPTVLDGHDRVRVGIRPEDVGLVPHGEGGTEATVTVAEHMGNENFLYLELAGQELTARIDSAIRPEAGQTIRFTFEEEALYLFDPETGASLKTKTDDADADVAALVSG, from the coding sequence ATGTCAGGAATCCAGTTACAGACGCTACGGAAGGAGTTCGGTGACGGCGCCGAGTCGGTCGTCGCCGTCGAGGACATCGACCTCGAAATCGACGACGGGGAGTTCCTCGTCCTCGTCGGCCCCTCGGGGTGTGGCAAGACCACGACGCTCCGCTGTATCGCGGGGCTCGAAGACGTGACGTCGGGGACGATCATGTTCGGCGCGACCGACGTGACGCCGCTCCGCGCGCGCGACCGCGACGTCGCCATGGTGTTCCAGAACTACGCGCTCTACCCGCACATGAGCGTGCGGAAGAACATCGGCTTCGGGCTCCGGCTCTCGACGCAGTTATCATCCGCCGAGATCGACACGCGCGTCGAGGAGACCGCCGAGATGCTCGGCATCTCCGAACTGCTCGGCGACAAGCCCAAGGAACTATCGGGGGGCCAGCAACAGCGCGTCGCGCTCGGGCGGGCGATCATCCGCGAACCCGAGGTTTTCCTCATGGACGAGCCGCTTTCGAACCTGGACGCCAAACTCCGCGCGCAGATGCGGACCGAACTGCAGGAACTCCAGCACACCCTCGGCACGACGACGGTGTACGTCACGCACGACCAGACCGAGGCGATGGCGATGGGCGACCGCATCGCCGTCATGAACGGCGGCGTGCTCCAGCAGGTCGGCCGCCCCGAGGAGGTGTACCTCTCGCCCACCAACGAGTTCGTCGCGGACTTCATCGGCAGCCCGAGCATCAACCTCTTCACCGCGACCGTCGACGGGCGGAGCCTCTCGGGACCGGGCGGGTTCAGCTACGATCTCTCGGACCCGACCGTGCTCGACGGACACGACCGCGTCAGGGTCGGCATCCGCCCCGAGGACGTGGGACTCGTCCCACACGGCGAGGGCGGCACGGAGGCGACGGTCACCGTCGCCGAACACATGGGCAACGAGAACTTCCTCTACCTCGAACTCGCCGGACAGGAACTCACCGCCCGCATCGACAGCGCCATCCGCCCGGAGGCGGGCCAGACCATCCGCTTTACGTTCGAAGAGGAGGCGCTGTACCTGTTCGATCCGGAGACGGGTGCGTCGCTGAAGACGAAGACGGACGACGCGGACGCCGACGTCGCGGCGCTCGTCTCCGGCTAA
- a CDS encoding PHP domain-containing protein has translation MTRQYDLQVHTDASPCSSTPAKRVVAAATAAGLDGIVVTDHDTVANVAAVRELAPATVDVVSGVEVTTTQGHLLALGVEDAPPMADPLDVIDWVHDHGGVAVLSHPFDTLRQWYDTDLPAIARAVDAVEGINSRCVLPQFNRRARSFAVAHGLPTTGGSDAHFPMEVGRAYTEVEGEGGLLDAIRRGDVRPAGRGGYLSGHAATKAHQFRTALSR, from the coding sequence ATGACTCGCCAGTACGACCTGCAGGTGCACACCGACGCCTCCCCGTGTTCGAGCACGCCGGCAAAGCGTGTCGTCGCTGCCGCGACGGCCGCGGGACTGGACGGCATCGTCGTGACGGACCACGACACGGTGGCGAACGTCGCGGCCGTCCGTGAGCTCGCGCCGGCCACGGTCGACGTCGTTTCGGGGGTCGAAGTGACGACGACGCAGGGCCACCTCCTCGCGCTCGGCGTCGAGGACGCACCGCCGATGGCCGACCCGCTCGACGTCATCGACTGGGTCCACGACCACGGTGGCGTCGCCGTCCTCTCTCACCCCTTCGATACGTTGCGACAGTGGTACGACACCGATCTCCCCGCGATCGCCCGCGCGGTGGACGCGGTCGAGGGGATCAACTCCCGGTGCGTCCTCCCGCAGTTCAACCGCCGCGCGCGCTCGTTCGCCGTGGCGCACGGACTGCCGACGACGGGGGGAAGCGACGCACACTTTCCGATGGAAGTCGGGCGGGCGTACACCGAAGTCGAAGGAGAGGGAGGCCTCCTCGACGCGATCAGACGGGGTGACGTCCGGCCCGCTGGGCGAGGCGGCTACCTGTCGGGACACGCGGCGACGAAAGCACACCAGTTCCGGACGGCCCTCTCGCGATGA
- a CDS encoding carbohydrate ABC transporter permease: MRESTRREGAWQFLTYTFILLGTVVTLVPLYWIFVASTLPESEFLSSTDPRLLPGDAFLSNFQSLQARENVQFVGSIGQMQEYIQLGPVYFAYDFWHLWNPGAIENSVFIAVVYTLLSLLLCSMAGFAFAKYEFRFKKPIFYAILATLILPIQLLVIPLFLLMSQLDMTNTYWAIILPWAANPLGIFLMRQNMKSIPDALLESARMDGATEFQLYYKIALPTMKSSLAALAIILFLFQWNLFLFPLVILEQSKYTIPVAINQLVGAQRVYYDQIMVAATLSVVPIFVLFLFLQKQFVSGILAGSVKE; the protein is encoded by the coding sequence GTGCGTGAGTCGACCCGTCGGGAGGGCGCCTGGCAGTTCCTCACGTACACGTTCATCCTGCTGGGGACAGTGGTGACGCTGGTGCCGCTGTACTGGATCTTCGTCGCGTCGACGCTCCCCGAGTCGGAGTTCCTCTCGTCGACCGACCCGCGGCTCCTGCCCGGGGACGCTTTTCTCTCGAACTTCCAGTCGCTCCAGGCGCGCGAGAACGTCCAGTTCGTCGGTTCTATCGGCCAGATGCAAGAGTACATCCAGCTCGGCCCGGTCTACTTCGCGTACGACTTCTGGCACCTGTGGAACCCCGGCGCGATCGAGAACAGCGTCTTCATCGCCGTGGTGTACACGCTGTTGTCGCTGCTTCTGTGTTCGATGGCCGGCTTCGCCTTCGCGAAGTACGAGTTCCGGTTCAAAAAGCCCATCTTCTACGCCATCCTGGCGACGCTCATTTTGCCGATTCAGCTGCTGGTGATCCCGTTGTTCTTGCTCATGAGCCAGCTCGACATGACCAACACCTACTGGGCGATCATCCTCCCGTGGGCCGCGAACCCGCTGGGGATCTTCCTCATGCGCCAGAACATGAAGTCGATCCCCGACGCGCTGCTCGAATCGGCGCGGATGGACGGCGCGACGGAGTTCCAGCTGTACTACAAGATCGCCCTGCCGACGATGAAGTCGTCGCTCGCGGCGCTCGCGATCATCCTCTTTCTGTTCCAGTGGAACCTCTTTCTGTTCCCGCTGGTCATCCTCGAACAGAGCAAGTACACCATTCCCGTGGCGATCAACCAGCTCGTCGGCGCCCAGCGCGTCTACTACGACCAGATCATGGTCGCGGCGACGCTCTCGGTCGTGCCGATCTTCGTCCTGTTCTTATTCTTACAGAAACAGTTCGTCAGCGGGATCCTCGCGGGGTCGGTCAAGGAGTAA
- a CDS encoding NAD-dependent epimerase/dehydratase family protein: protein MTILVTGAPGWLGNELVARLDALDEEVRCLTLPGVDTSPIDSYDVDIYYGDITDVDTLDDAYEGGVDTVYHCAGIIHPPKLLGVELFYDINTRGTRNMLEGARKHGADHFVYISSNAAQGFNDSRDEPMTEGMPCRPESPYGRSKHLAEEHVRGYEREYGIDFTVLRPCWYYGPGQPARMDTLMEMIAEGNPIMFGDGENLRSMTYIPELVDAMLLVREASTARGETYWIADEEPYTTNHIYRTIARLLGVEHRFSPRRIPKPLSQLLEIGDKLLAQVGVYEQNVHVGGEMSRTIACDVTKAKEQLGFEPVTELEPGMRESIEWARDHGELTV from the coding sequence ATGACGATTCTCGTGACGGGCGCTCCCGGATGGCTCGGGAACGAACTCGTCGCTCGCCTAGACGCTCTCGACGAGGAAGTCCGGTGTCTCACTCTCCCTGGCGTCGACACCTCGCCGATCGACTCGTACGACGTCGACATCTACTACGGTGACATCACCGACGTCGACACGCTCGACGACGCGTACGAAGGCGGCGTCGACACCGTCTACCACTGCGCCGGCATCATCCACCCGCCGAAACTGCTCGGGGTGGAGCTGTTCTACGACATCAACACGCGGGGGACCCGCAACATGCTCGAGGGGGCGCGGAAACACGGTGCGGACCACTTCGTCTACATCTCCTCGAACGCCGCCCAGGGGTTCAACGACTCGCGCGACGAGCCGATGACCGAGGGGATGCCCTGCCGTCCGGAGAGCCCGTACGGCCGCTCGAAGCATCTCGCCGAGGAGCACGTCCGGGGGTACGAACGCGAGTACGGCATCGACTTCACCGTCCTCAGGCCGTGTTGGTACTACGGCCCGGGCCAACCCGCCCGGATGGACACGCTCATGGAGATGATCGCCGAAGGGAACCCGATCATGTTCGGCGACGGCGAGAACCTCCGGAGCATGACGTACATCCCCGAACTGGTCGACGCGATGCTCCTGGTAAGGGAGGCGTCGACCGCACGGGGGGAGACGTACTGGATCGCCGACGAGGAGCCGTACACGACGAACCACATCTACCGGACGATCGCGCGGCTCCTCGGCGTCGAACACCGGTTCAGTCCGCGTCGGATCCCGAAACCCCTCTCGCAGCTCCTGGAGATCGGCGACAAGCTCCTCGCGCAGGTCGGGGTGTACGAACAGAACGTCCACGTCGGTGGAGAGATGAGCCGGACGATCGCCTGCGACGTCACGAAAGCGAAAGAACAGCTCGGGTTCGAGCCCGTAACGGAACTGGAGCCGGGGATGCGCGAGAGCATCGAGTGGGCGCGCGACCACGGCGAACTCACGGTGTAA
- a CDS encoding aryl-sulfate sulfotransferase, with the protein MRLSRGVVFVLVGCLVLSTTLAASAATAPSRDVSARTPGVSATDSSDDPGSYSSADGQATDPSDPSATTPTASDARGPQVLVGSQGGGTNWQKQGSVYLLDDHEVVWKLNDRDSYFDVTRLENGNVVAAFMHNGYETGCDPYEPPCTKTGFRVIDPSAGSPPPVVSEFTFPLRGPTHSEVHDVEPLGDGRFVFADMEYERIAIVENGTIEWEWNAADSGFYDAPPDVTRRDWLHINDVDVIDEDRFLVSVRNANQLLIVERGEGVVEVINADTDDTDDGSCTVGGQLADFDDDGRVRCGDPSVMNHQHNPQWLGPGRVLVADSENDRVVELRRTDDGWEETWTLANAGGLRLQWPRDADRLPNGNTLVTDSLNRRIFEVTPAGEVVWSYGTPLIPYEADPMPVGETAGAYESPEATVTPPVTDATPWKNETTPTGTDATGVSTSASPTETSQPSPPETDGDSGISAADIPGLSLLLVGIKAVIPRLPIWFGEFQLLVTICSLGLVVVGVVDHRRGRE; encoded by the coding sequence ATGAGACTCTCCCGCGGTGTGGTGTTCGTCCTCGTCGGCTGTCTCGTCCTCTCGACGACGCTCGCAGCCAGTGCCGCGACGGCACCGTCGCGCGACGTCTCCGCACGCACGCCAGGCGTCTCGGCGACCGACAGTAGCGACGACCCTGGATCGTACTCCTCCGCGGACGGACAGGCGACCGACCCCAGCGACCCATCGGCCACGACGCCCACTGCGAGTGACGCGCGCGGCCCACAGGTCCTCGTCGGTTCACAGGGCGGCGGCACGAACTGGCAGAAGCAGGGGAGCGTCTACCTGCTCGACGATCACGAGGTGGTCTGGAAGCTCAACGACCGTGACAGCTACTTCGACGTCACACGACTCGAAAACGGCAACGTCGTCGCGGCGTTCATGCACAACGGCTACGAGACGGGCTGTGACCCGTACGAGCCCCCGTGCACGAAGACTGGCTTCCGCGTCATCGACCCCTCGGCGGGCTCGCCCCCACCCGTCGTTTCGGAGTTCACGTTTCCCCTCCGCGGGCCGACCCACAGCGAGGTCCACGACGTCGAGCCACTCGGTGACGGCCGGTTCGTGTTCGCCGACATGGAGTACGAGCGCATCGCGATCGTCGAGAACGGGACCATCGAGTGGGAGTGGAACGCCGCCGACAGCGGCTTCTACGACGCCCCGCCCGACGTCACCCGGCGTGACTGGCTCCACATCAACGACGTGGACGTCATCGACGAGGACCGCTTTCTCGTCTCCGTCCGGAACGCCAACCAGCTCCTGATCGTCGAACGCGGCGAGGGCGTCGTCGAGGTGATCAACGCCGACACGGACGACACGGACGACGGCTCGTGTACCGTGGGCGGACAGCTCGCCGACTTCGACGACGACGGTCGCGTCAGGTGTGGCGACCCCAGCGTGATGAACCACCAGCACAACCCGCAGTGGCTCGGGCCTGGCCGGGTGCTGGTGGCCGACAGCGAGAACGACCGCGTCGTCGAACTTCGGCGAACCGACGACGGATGGGAGGAGACGTGGACGCTCGCGAACGCCGGTGGACTCCGGCTCCAGTGGCCCCGCGACGCCGACCGCCTCCCGAACGGGAACACGCTCGTGACCGACTCGCTGAACCGGCGGATCTTCGAGGTGACGCCCGCGGGCGAGGTCGTCTGGAGCTACGGCACGCCCCTGATCCCCTACGAGGCCGACCCGATGCCCGTCGGCGAGACCGCGGGAGCGTACGAGTCGCCCGAGGCGACCGTGACGCCGCCCGTGACGGACGCGACGCCGTGGAAGAACGAAACGACCCCGACCGGTACCGACGCGACCGGTGTGTCCACGTCTGCGTCACCGACTGAGACTTCCCAGCCGTCGCCTCCCGAGACCGACGGCGACTCGGGCATCAGCGCCGCCGACATCCCCGGGCTGTCGCTCCTGCTCGTCGGGATCAAGGCCGTGATCCCGCGGCTCCCGATCTGGTTCGGCGAGTTCCAACTCCTCGTCACGATCTGTTCGCTCGGCCTCGTGGTCGTCGGGGTCGTCGACCACAGGCGCGGCCGGGAGTGA
- a CDS encoding lysylphosphatidylglycerol synthase transmembrane domain-containing protein, producing the protein MSPGDDGQKKGVDEPTPSSARARDRNARAASTPHSEDAPDPNATTAKPEPDGGTYLHSRVGRFLRDHGVELTVVFGVTIFFALVVAADAGAVRAAFRRFDWRVLPVIMALTTGGFVFRFWKWEYFLRKLGIRVPLVTSLLVFVSGLMMVITPMKGGGVWKGWLLKDTDDVPISRVVSVVVAERATDLLALSALASIGVVLYNRSAVAVGVLVAFFLAIILVVQWRGLCLAVLEGLGSLPVVGDHADPLVTAYEDSYTLFQLRPLSASFGLSLLAWVTEGMSLWFVLRGFDVPANPLVGLSVFGIGSVVGGVSMLPGGLGAAEASIAGLLVAFGYERATAASATIVVRVGTLWYGAAFGALGFALFKLRQRARAQPGES; encoded by the coding sequence ATGAGTCCCGGAGACGACGGGCAAAAAAAGGGCGTCGACGAACCGACCCCGTCGTCCGCGCGGGCTCGAGACCGAAACGCGAGAGCCGCGTCGACTCCCCACTCCGAAGATGCTCCCGATCCAAACGCCACCACCGCCAAGCCCGAACCCGACGGCGGGACCTACCTCCACTCACGGGTCGGGAGGTTCCTCCGCGACCACGGCGTCGAACTCACGGTCGTCTTCGGGGTCACCATCTTCTTCGCGCTCGTCGTCGCCGCTGACGCCGGGGCCGTCCGTGCGGCGTTCCGACGGTTCGACTGGCGCGTCCTGCCCGTGATCATGGCCCTGACGACTGGCGGATTCGTCTTCCGTTTCTGGAAGTGGGAGTACTTCCTTCGGAAGCTGGGGATCCGTGTCCCGCTCGTCACGAGCCTGCTCGTGTTCGTCAGTGGACTGATGATGGTGATCACGCCGATGAAAGGCGGCGGCGTCTGGAAGGGCTGGCTCCTGAAGGACACCGACGACGTCCCGATCAGCCGCGTCGTCTCCGTCGTCGTCGCCGAGCGGGCGACCGACCTCCTGGCGCTGTCCGCACTGGCGTCGATCGGCGTCGTGCTGTACAACCGGTCGGCCGTCGCCGTCGGCGTGCTCGTCGCGTTCTTCCTCGCGATCATCCTCGTCGTCCAGTGGCGCGGGCTCTGCCTCGCCGTCTTGGAGGGGCTCGGGTCGCTTCCCGTCGTCGGCGACCACGCCGACCCACTGGTGACCGCCTACGAGGACTCCTACACGCTGTTCCAACTCCGGCCGCTCTCGGCTTCGTTCGGGCTGAGCCTCCTCGCGTGGGTGACCGAAGGGATGAGCCTCTGGTTCGTCCTCAGGGGATTCGACGTGCCCGCAAACCCGCTCGTCGGGCTGTCCGTGTTCGGCATCGGCTCGGTCGTCGGTGGCGTGAGCATGCTCCCCGGCGGCCTCGGTGCCGCGGAGGCGAGCATCGCCGGCCTGCTCGTCGCGTTCGGCTACGAACGTGCGACGGCCGCGAGCGCCACGATCGTCGTCCGCGTCGGGACGCTCTGGTACGGCGCGGCGTTCGGCGCGCTCGGATTCGCCCTGTTCAAACTCCGCCAGCGCGCCCGAGCACAGCCTGGAGAGTCCTGA
- a CDS encoding metal-dependent hydrolase yields the protein MPDLLSHALIAYALATALSWRLRWLSPAYVTVAMAGAFVPDLVKISLVVDSDVAATALGIPFEWSALHTLGGSAVSVAVGVVLVTDRERRRVAALLGMGAASHLLADAFLLNPSGRSYAVLWPISRLHPPTPGLYLSTDPEPTVVAALVALGVFVVSRIRDRTGGQE from the coding sequence ATGCCTGACTTGCTGTCTCACGCGCTCATCGCGTACGCGCTCGCGACTGCCCTGTCGTGGCGGCTCCGCTGGCTCTCACCGGCGTACGTCACGGTGGCGATGGCCGGCGCGTTCGTCCCGGACCTGGTGAAGATCAGCCTCGTCGTCGACAGTGACGTCGCCGCCACGGCGCTCGGGATCCCGTTCGAGTGGTCCGCGCTCCACACGCTCGGTGGTAGCGCCGTCTCCGTCGCCGTCGGCGTCGTCCTCGTCACGGACCGGGAACGCCGGCGCGTCGCCGCCCTCTTGGGGATGGGTGCGGCGTCGCACCTCCTCGCGGACGCGTTCTTGTTGAATCCCTCGGGCCGCTCGTATGCGGTCCTGTGGCCGATCTCGCGTCTGCATCCGCCGACCCCGGGGCTGTATCTGAGCACGGATCCCGAGCCGACGGTCGTCGCTGCGCTGGTCGCCCTCGGCGTCTTCGTCGTCTCGCGTATCCGTGATCGGACAGGAGGCCAGGAGTAG
- a CDS encoding asparagine synthase-related protein, whose amino-acid sequence MVGLCGIVGDREHSIDALTDALVTTSDEVTTSYSDARLAIRTRHHSSPVPSPLATTGGETLVWVVGNIWGYEDSTGYHARQSGGPETVEQFCARRYREDGIEFVEGLNGTFMAVFYDQAASVVYIVTDRLATRPVFYARPSSGEFVFSTHIQSLPTYPSVEAGFDVEYLSEYFSLGSIGGTKTPFTGVEELLPSSVTAIDLDTGDVETERYWRPRIEPLDEPFSYFVDQFVDRFEKVLSERVDPDLRYGLLLSGGSDSRAVLAGLDDDIDLRTYHSTGWQSRETRTAKRVADAAGREFRLLTHDRDSHERMLETVPKTMNFIGRFCEAHVTTFDEQLRDEVDVLISGHGADTLFRDHAYPVSRIELGPLGGIQLPTVKEVTSVEEFVSNRAKELPAYLKHTESLTEILERNITAGDGISHHGVAYDSVNELVFFDDFYPFSNKSDHFYHALNGIMPHWSPFFDNRLVDIALKMPLKHRGRRNIINATTAELDESIAKIPHSYTGVPLTQSFPVTFLWSHATHFRRRFFPSEEPPEPHLSHGPWLDANGLIRSHSFVEETLREKGPILDALPFLSREDAERCYQEHLNGEDNHFELYTLLSFLEMPAVERLAAVDGPTAAPN is encoded by the coding sequence ATGGTAGGTCTGTGTGGTATCGTCGGCGATCGCGAGCACTCGATCGATGCGTTGACCGACGCACTGGTGACGACCAGTGACGAGGTGACTACCTCGTACAGCGACGCCCGTCTCGCGATCCGGACCCGCCACCATTCGAGCCCAGTGCCAAGTCCATTGGCCACGACCGGAGGCGAGACACTCGTGTGGGTCGTCGGGAACATCTGGGGGTACGAGGACTCGACGGGATATCACGCCCGTCAGAGTGGCGGCCCCGAGACGGTCGAACAGTTCTGTGCCCGACGGTATCGCGAGGACGGAATCGAGTTCGTCGAAGGACTGAACGGGACGTTCATGGCCGTGTTCTACGACCAGGCAGCCAGCGTTGTGTACATCGTCACGGACCGTCTGGCGACGCGCCCCGTCTTCTATGCTCGACCCAGTTCCGGCGAGTTCGTGTTCTCGACACACATCCAGTCGCTTCCCACCTATCCCAGTGTCGAGGCAGGGTTCGATGTCGAGTATCTCAGCGAGTACTTCTCGCTCGGATCGATCGGGGGAACAAAAACGCCGTTTACCGGCGTAGAGGAGTTGCTTCCGTCGTCGGTGACGGCTATCGATCTCGATACGGGCGATGTCGAGACGGAGCGCTACTGGCGACCACGGATCGAACCGCTCGACGAGCCGTTTTCGTACTTCGTCGACCAGTTCGTCGACCGGTTCGAAAAGGTCCTCTCGGAACGCGTTGATCCCGATCTACGGTACGGGTTACTGCTGAGCGGCGGGAGCGACTCGCGGGCGGTACTGGCCGGCCTCGACGACGATATCGACCTACGTACGTACCACTCGACGGGGTGGCAGAGTCGCGAGACACGGACTGCCAAGCGGGTGGCGGACGCCGCAGGCCGTGAGTTCCGATTGCTCACGCACGACCGTGACTCACACGAGCGAATGCTCGAAACCGTCCCCAAAACGATGAATTTCATCGGACGGTTCTGTGAGGCACACGTAACCACCTTCGACGAGCAACTCCGTGACGAAGTCGACGTTCTCATCTCCGGGCACGGAGCGGATACGCTGTTCAGAGATCACGCCTATCCGGTCTCACGGATCGAACTCGGCCCGCTCGGGGGTATCCAACTTCCGACTGTGAAGGAGGTCACGAGCGTCGAAGAGTTCGTCTCGAACCGCGCGAAAGAGCTGCCTGCGTACCTCAAGCACACCGAGAGCTTGACGGAGATTCTAGAGCGGAATATCACTGCCGGAGACGGTATCTCACACCACGGCGTTGCGTACGACTCGGTCAACGAACTCGTCTTCTTCGACGACTTCTATCCGTTTTCGAATAAATCTGACCACTTCTACCACGCGTTGAACGGAATAATGCCACATTGGAGCCCGTTCTTCGACAATCGGCTCGTCGACATCGCGCTCAAAATGCCGCTGAAACACCGGGGACGCAGGAATATCATCAACGCGACGACGGCGGAACTCGACGAGTCGATCGCCAAAATCCCTCATAGCTATACCGGCGTTCCGCTCACACAGTCGTTCCCTGTTACGTTCCTGTGGAGCCATGCAACTCACTTCAGACGGAGGTTCTTCCCGTCGGAGGAGCCGCCCGAACCGCACCTGTCACACGGGCCGTGGCTCGATGCCAACGGACTGATCCGCTCGCACTCGTTCGTCGAGGAGACACTCCGCGAGAAGGGCCCGATCCTCGACGCGCTCCCGTTCCTCAGCCGCGAGGATGCGGAGCGTTGCTATCAGGAACACCTGAACGGGGAAGACAACCACTTCGAGCTGTACACCTTGCTTTCGTTCCTGGAAATGCCCGCTGTCGAACGGCTGGCGGCGGTCGACGGACCGACTGCAGCGCCGAATTGA
- a CDS encoding cobalamin-binding protein, producing the protein MRVVSLLPSATEIVRALGVDPVGVTHECDYPPDVETLPTVVHSTIDTTGSSQAIDDQVQDATNDGGVYELDRERLRELDPEVVISQGLCDVCAVDETVVRETVADLGLDADIIATHPHRLSDLFDDIERIGQAIDRTSRAQALVSELRTRVDRVRASTEGVETPTVTVLDWLDPVMVSGHWMPELVDLAGGEFLLADPGQRSGPVEWATLCDADPEVLVAAPCGFSLARTVDAFDDLRIRDGWNELRAVRDGRVHAMDGNHYVNRPGPRLVDTLEHLAGLLHAERFDPPPEEVAQSIPSATGYPN; encoded by the coding sequence ATGCGCGTCGTCTCGCTCCTCCCCTCGGCGACCGAGATCGTCCGTGCGCTCGGCGTCGATCCCGTCGGCGTCACCCACGAGTGCGACTACCCACCGGACGTCGAAACACTCCCGACGGTCGTCCACTCGACGATCGACACGACCGGGTCGAGCCAGGCCATCGACGACCAGGTACAGGACGCGACGAACGACGGTGGCGTCTACGAACTCGACCGTGAGCGCCTTCGCGAGTTGGATCCCGAGGTCGTCATCAGCCAGGGGCTCTGTGACGTCTGTGCCGTCGACGAGACGGTCGTCCGCGAGACCGTCGCCGACCTCGGACTCGACGCCGATATCATCGCCACCCATCCCCACAGGCTGTCGGATCTCTTCGACGACATCGAGCGGATCGGCCAGGCGATCGATCGAACGTCGAGGGCGCAGGCGCTCGTCTCGGAGCTCCGGACGCGCGTCGATCGGGTTCGGGCGTCGACCGAGGGAGTGGAGACGCCGACCGTGACGGTTCTCGACTGGCTCGATCCGGTGATGGTCAGCGGCCACTGGATGCCCGAACTCGTCGACCTCGCCGGCGGCGAGTTCCTCCTCGCCGACCCCGGCCAACGCTCGGGACCGGTCGAGTGGGCGACCCTGTGCGACGCCGACCCGGAGGTACTCGTGGCCGCGCCCTGTGGCTTCTCGCTCGCCCGGACGGTCGACGCGTTCGACGACCTCCGGATCCGCGACGGCTGGAACGAGTTACGGGCCGTCCGGGACGGCCGGGTCCACGCGATGGACGGCAATCACTACGTCAACCGCCCGGGTCCGCGGCTCGTGGACACGCTCGAACATCTCGCCGGTCTCCTCCACGCCGAGCGGTTCGATCCACCCCCGGAGGAGGTCGCTCAGTCGATTCCCAGCGCGACGGGGTATCCGAACTGA
- a CDS encoding decaprenyl-phosphate phosphoribosyltransferase — translation MSDGLRTERLTTTSVLTGLAYSLRPWQWYKQLIILVPIAFSFQYFDVFDITVWVRVITGAVVFSLTAGCVYIINDIMDVEEDRNHPRKKHRPIASGQVPVAVAAGVAVPVLFAGPLAGWWLTPAFGGLLGFYVLQNLLYSAGLKDLVFVDLLIIGMGFVLRAIAGVILVGAPISPWLVLCTFLTALLLGMGKRQAELSVVGDDNGTRESLSEYSSDLLRVMFISVSSVLLMSYSLYTFFVRSDAMMLTVPFALYAVFRYGYLTIEEGMKQPERMFLDKPMLVNLVVWALIALFILYLFPAATFDQFLTTQAL, via the coding sequence ATGAGTGACGGACTCCGAACAGAGCGATTGACTACGACGTCGGTCCTGACCGGACTCGCGTACTCGCTGCGGCCCTGGCAGTGGTACAAACAGCTCATCATTCTCGTCCCGATCGCCTTCTCGTTCCAGTACTTCGACGTGTTCGACATCACGGTCTGGGTCCGCGTGATCACGGGAGCAGTGGTGTTCTCGCTCACCGCCGGCTGCGTCTACATCATCAACGACATCATGGACGTGGAGGAAGACCGCAACCACCCGCGGAAGAAACACCGCCCGATCGCGAGCGGCCAGGTCCCGGTCGCCGTCGCGGCCGGCGTCGCCGTTCCCGTGCTGTTCGCCGGACCGCTCGCCGGCTGGTGGCTCACGCCCGCGTTCGGTGGTCTGCTCGGCTTTTACGTGTTACAGAACCTCCTGTACAGTGCAGGGTTGAAAGACCTCGTCTTCGTCGATCTCCTGATCATCGGGATGGGGTTCGTCCTCCGCGCGATCGCCGGCGTCATCCTCGTCGGGGCGCCGATCAGTCCGTGGCTCGTCCTCTGTACGTTCCTGACGGCGCTGCTCCTCGGGATGGGAAAGCGACAGGCCGAACTCAGCGTCGTCGGGGACGACAACGGAACCCGCGAGAGCCTCTCGGAGTACTCGTCGGATCTCTTGCGCGTGATGTTCATCAGCGTGAGTAGCGTGCTGTTGATGTCGTACTCGCTGTACACCTTCTTCGTCCGATCGGACGCGATGATGCTCACCGTCCCGTTCGCGCTGTACGCCGTGTTCAGATACGGCTATCTCACGATCGAGGAGGGAATGAAACAGCCCGAGCGGATGTTCCTCGACAAGCCGATGCTCGTGAATCTGGTCGTCTGGGCGCTGATCGCGCTGTTCATCCTCTACCTGTTCCCGGCGGCGAC